From the genome of Nicotiana sylvestris chromosome 2, ASM39365v2, whole genome shotgun sequence, one region includes:
- the LOC138883417 gene encoding uncharacterized mitochondrial protein AtMg00810-like, producing MIQATKETLHLNFKVKDPGELKYFQGIEIMRPPKGILLNQRKYAFSLISEVGLRGSKPESSPLEQNQKLTTIDYDKHVGAIRDEELQDIGRYQKLIGKLIYLTITKPDICFVVQMLSQFMQHPKCSHLEATLRVVRYIKGCPRRGVLLKRNL from the coding sequence ATGATACAAGCAACAAAGGAAACATTGCATTTGAATTTTAAAGTAAAGGATCCGGGGGAGTTGAAATACTTCCAAGGTATAGAGATCATGAGACCACCAAAGGGAATCCTTCTCAATCAAAGGAAATATGCCTTTAGTCTGATATCTGAAGTTGGACTGAGAGGGTCAAAACCTGAAAGTTCCCCACTTGAACAAAATCAAAAGCTAACCACAATAGACTATGACAAACATGTAGGGGCAATAAGAGATGAAGAGTTACAGGATATAGGTAGATATCAAAAGCTTATAGGAAAGCTGATATATCTGACCATAACCAAACCAGACATATGCTTTGTTGTTCAAATGCTGAGTCAATTTATGCAACATCCAAAATGTTCACACCTAGAGGCAACATTGAGAGTTGTAAGATATATCAAGGGATGTCCAAGAAGAGGAGTACTGCTGAAAAGGAACCTGTAG